The sequence below is a genomic window from Candidatus Stygibacter australis.
TCAATGGAGGAGGATTATATCTGGATGATGACTGTACAATTACACTTCTAAATAGTATTGTGTATGAGAATACTATCGATAGTCCACCAGTTTATGAAAATATCTATATGGATGACAGTAGTAATTCAATTGATATTAACTATACTTTATTACATGAAGGAATTGATGATATAAATGCTAATGGTGGAACAATTACTTATTCAAATATCTCAGAAGATGATCCTTATTGGAGCACATATAATGATGAAAGGGATTTGAGATACTGCCTTATGGAAACAAGTTTTTGCATTGATTCTGGACATCCCAGCTCAGTGTACAATGATTCTGATGGCACAAGATGTGATCTTGGTGGTGTAGAGACATCAACCGATGTTAAATGTTGTGCGGGAGTTCACTGGAGCTGGGAAAGCTTTCCTAGAGTAGGTTCATCTGTAAACGATATATATGACACGGTAACCAATATACTTGATATGAGTGATCTGTATCCCATCTATAGTCCAGGTCCTGCATTACAGGTTTCAGCTAAAAATGCATATATATATGCTTATTACTCTTCAGGCTCATGGAACTCTAATCCAGCCCTTTATTCAATGGTTGGATATAAATTATACCGTGATGATGAAGAGGATTATTATATTCCTTTAGAAGGATACAGGTTGAGCAATACCTACCAGTTCAGTTTTACAGCCGATGTAGAAAATTGGCTGGGATACTGGATACCAGAAACCAGAAATATTGTGGATGCTTTTAATGATCTTTGGAGTCATGTGAAATCGATTAAGGCAGAGCGGTGGTATTATGAACGCCCCAGTGGAGGTTTTGGCACACCTTCCAGCAGTACAACCGGAAAAAATCTGGAATATGGAAAAATGTACATAGTTACTTTGGATATTACAACCACATATACCTGGGATCCACCTGGAGGTGGAGGTGAAACAAAGAGCATGGAAAAAGAAATACCAGAATATTTTACGTTTGATGATCAACCAGATTATCTGGCTATAGATGTTCTTGATATTCCCCAGGGTGTAGAAGAAATTGGAGTTTTCCAGGGAACAACCTGTATTGGAGCTTCTGTAGTTGATAGTTCTTCGGTTCAGATCCTGGCTTATATAGATCCTAATTTGAGGGATAATGATGATCTTTCTCTGCAATATGTATCAGGAGAATGTATGCGAAATTGCATTGAAACCTGCTGGATATATGATGAAAATATAGAAGAATTCAGAAAAGACATATTACATTTCCAAGGTCAGAAATATATTCTTTTGTCATTAGATGATGAATACCCAGAAATTAATAGTCCCATTCCAGGTATTCATTTGTATCAGAATTATCCTAATCCCTTTAATCCGGAAACTAATATCAGTTTCTATCTTGGATCAAATGCTCGAAATGCAGAATTGAATATATATAATATTCGTGGTCAAAAGATCAGAATCTTTGATCTGAATAACCATGAACCAGGTAAG
It includes:
- a CDS encoding FlgD immunoglobulin-like domain containing protein, whose amino-acid sequence is MSKLNLILAVMILPLVLFSTTIEVPGDYSTIQDAVEASSDGDVIEVSAGTWTENVEIEDKAVTLRGVGGVKETIIDGSGDDGSVVAIISQTNYDDDFVIEGFTLRGGNGRETVHSGGGIYCEGENGVFRNLLIFGNNVTVIGKGGGIYISDSETLIENCTIANNYAEINGGGLYLDDDCTITLLNSIVYENTIDSPPVYENIYMDDSSNSIDINYTLLHEGIDDINANGGTITYSNISEDDPYWSTYNDERDLRYCLMETSFCIDSGHPSSVYNDSDGTRCDLGGVETSTDVKCCAGVHWSWESFPRVGSSVNDIYDTVTNILDMSDLYPIYSPGPALQVSAKNAYIYAYYSSGSWNSNPALYSMVGYKLYRDDEEDYYIPLEGYRLSNTYQFSFTADVENWLGYWIPETRNIVDAFNDLWSHVKSIKAERWYYERPSGGFGTPSSSTTGKNLEYGKMYIVTLDITTTYTWDPPGGGGETKSMEKEIPEYFTFDDQPDYLAIDVLDIPQGVEEIGVFQGTTCIGASVVDSSSVQILAYIDPNLRDNDDLSLQYVSGECMRNCIETCWIYDENIEEFRKDILHFQGQKYILLSLDDEYPEINSPIPGIHLYQNYPNPFNPETNISFYLGSNARNAELNIYNIRGQKIRIFDLNNHEPGKEHTIVWDGRNETGNKVSSGVYFYQLNSDQGSVSHKMLMMK